The Lysobacter sp. genome includes a window with the following:
- a CDS encoding 1-acyl-sn-glycerol-3-phosphate acyltransferase, with protein sequence MTGAPLIARAARPLRYLIRTPMLMWHALVHLPITLILMSPPFAAIRIGDDRLGHCMVRWWQGGLMRVFGFRMRRIGTPLPGAVMFVANHVSWIDITALHSYRMMGFVAKREIAGWPLVGWLATMGETIYHQRGSQESLGGVLHEMLARLRDGRAVGVFPEGRTRGGEEVGPFHARIFLAAVEAGVPVQPVALRYGVGGSRQTVVAFGPTESFAANLLRLLGEPGCSAEVVFLEPILPGDAEGRRRLADTARTRIVEAMGS encoded by the coding sequence ATGACCGGAGCCCCTCTCATCGCGCGCGCCGCACGACCGCTGCGCTATCTCATCCGCACGCCGATGCTGATGTGGCACGCGCTGGTGCACCTGCCGATCACCCTGATCCTGATGTCGCCGCCGTTCGCCGCGATACGAATCGGCGACGACCGCCTCGGTCACTGCATGGTGCGCTGGTGGCAGGGCGGGTTGATGCGGGTGTTCGGTTTCCGCATGCGCCGTATCGGCACGCCGCTGCCGGGCGCAGTCATGTTCGTCGCCAACCATGTCAGCTGGATCGATATCACCGCGTTGCACAGCTATCGGATGATGGGCTTCGTCGCCAAGCGCGAGATCGCCGGTTGGCCGCTGGTCGGCTGGCTTGCGACCATGGGCGAAACCATCTATCACCAGCGCGGCAGCCAGGAATCCCTCGGTGGCGTGCTGCACGAAATGCTGGCGCGGCTGCGCGATGGCCGCGCGGTCGGCGTGTTTCCGGAAGGCCGCACCCGCGGCGGTGAGGAAGTCGGCCCGTTCCACGCGCGCATCTTCCTCGCCGCGGTGGAAGCCGGGGTGCCGGTGCAGCCGGTGGCGCTGCGCTACGGCGTCGGCGGCTCGCGGCAGACGGTGGTGGCGTTCGGCCCGACCGAAAGTTTCGCCGCCAATCTGCTGCGCCTGCTCGGGGAACCCGGCTGCAGCGCCGAAGTGGTCTTTCTCGAACCGATTCTCCCCGGCGATGCCGAGGGCCGCCGTCGTCTGGCCGACACCGCCAGGACGCGGATCGTGGAGGCGATGGGGTCGTGA